A window of the Lolium perenne isolate Kyuss_39 chromosome 7, Kyuss_2.0, whole genome shotgun sequence genome harbors these coding sequences:
- the LOC127312016 gene encoding protein JASON isoform X2: MCGCAAAIARAVVDFLDAVLVACFRSWFRPGPVAAHRDPPVHRDRLSDEEKGFGTSKGSDEHLGDDRGIDKQLRQEADYLKLCGTISQTPAELQNASSDINLETANEVGKISGIGATSVSEFNSSECFKCEEDHTLMTEIEVSRVESVDSVPQSVLREKSPFWSIKNRFSGSNGSPCPTPLVLSDDMQTPGTIYTSHTGSSMSRKRVRTRKQFVYPVLRPIENRLHLMEPTEDSLPMLPSNTPTQVNLRADYIKKPHKTSSNSVAKVGFSKSPPICFPNENALCQEKETHSPEELKCQISSPKSNSDEKHAALSLAHWLKPPSPEGENQDVENPTPELCKAWDGNCIPNTTTKYKEDQKVSWHATPFEERLLKVLSDEPNPPRKLVSGNSFQVEDGNGIPNTTTKYKEDQKVSWHATPFEERLLRFSSDELNPPRKLIRGNMFHVEETC, from the exons ATGTGCGGGTGCGCGGCGGCGATCGCGCGGGCGGTGGTGGACTtcctcgacgccgtcctcgtcgcctGCTTCCGCTCCTGGTTCCGCCCCGGCCCCGTCGCGGCCCACCGG GATCCACCCGTGCACAGGGATCGGCTCTCGGACGAGGAGAAAG GTTTTGGAACGAGCAAAGGGTCGGACGAGCATTTGGGAGATGATCGTGGCATCGACAAGCAGCTCAGGCAAGAG GCAGATTACCTCAAGTTATGTGGCACAATATCTCAAACCCCGGCTGAACTCCAAAATGCTTCATCTGATATTAATTTGGAAACCGCTAATGAGGTGGGGAAAATATCTGGAATAGGAGCAACATCAGTATCTGAATTTAATTCATCTGAATG CTTCAAATGTGAGGAGGATCATACTTTGATGACTGAAATTGAAGTTTCACGAGTTGAATCAGTTGATTCGGTTCCTCAATCAGTTCTCCGTGAGAAGTCGCCATTTTGGAGCATCAAAAACAGGTTTTCTGGTTCCAATGGTTCACCCTGCCCGACACCTTTGGTTCTAAGTGACGATATGCAGACGCCTGGAACAATTTATACTTCACATACAGGGTCTTCTATGTCTAGAAAGCGTGTGCGCACCCGCAAACAGTTTGTCTATCCTGTCTTGAGACCCATAGAGAACAGGCTTCATCTGATGGAACCGACAGAAGATTCTTTACCAATGCTTCCCTCGAATACGCCTACACAGGTAAATTTGAGAGCAGATTATATCAAGAAACCGCACAAGACCTCTTCAAATTCAGTGGCTAAGGTGGGATTTTCAAAATCTCCACCAATCTGTTTTCCCAATGAGAATGCTCTGTGCCAAGAAAAAGAAACACACTCTCCTGAGGAGTTGAAGTGCCAAATCAGCAGCCCAAAGTCTAATTCGgatgaaaagcatgctgcattGAGCCTGGCTCACTGGCTTAAACCTCCATCCCCAGAAGGTGAGAATCAAG ATGTTGAGAATCCAACTCCAGAATTATGCAAGGCATGGGATGGCAACTGCATTCCAAACACAACTACTaagtacaaggag GATCAGAAGGTCAGCTGGCATGCCACACCATTCGAGGAAAGGTTGCTGAAGGTTCTATCTGATGAACCTAACCCTCCAAG GAAACTTGTCAGCGGAAATTCATTCCAAGTCGAGGATGGCAACGGCATTCCGAACACAACCACCAAATATAAGGAG GATCAAAAGGTCAGCTGGCACGCCACACCATTCGAGGAAAGGTTGTTGAGATTTTCATCTGATGAACTGAACCCACCAAG AAAACTTATCAGAGGAAACATGTTCCATGTCGAGGAAACTTGCTAG
- the LOC127312016 gene encoding protein JASON isoform X3: MCGCAAAIARAVVDFLDAVLVACFRSWFRPGPVAAHRDPPVHRDRLSDEEKGFGTSKGSDEHLGDDRGIDKQLRQEADYLKLCGTISQTPAELQNASSDINLETANEVGKISGIGATSVSEFNSSECFKCEEDHTLMTEIEVSRVESVDSVPQSVLREKSPFWSIKNRFSGSNGSPCPTPLVLSDDMQTPGTIYTSHTGSSMSRKRVRTRKQFVYPVLRPIENRLHLMEPTEDSLPMLPSNTPTQVNLRADYIKKPHKTSSNSVAKVGFSKSPPICFPNENALCQEKETHSPEELKCQISSPKSNSDEKHAALSLAHWLKPPSPEDVENPTPELCKAWDGNCIPNTTTKYKEDQKVSWHATPFEERLLKVLSDEPNPPRKLVSGNSFQVEDGNGIPNTTTKYKEDQKVSWHATPFEERLLRFSSDELNPPRKLIRGNMFHVEETC; this comes from the exons ATGTGCGGGTGCGCGGCGGCGATCGCGCGGGCGGTGGTGGACTtcctcgacgccgtcctcgtcgcctGCTTCCGCTCCTGGTTCCGCCCCGGCCCCGTCGCGGCCCACCGG GATCCACCCGTGCACAGGGATCGGCTCTCGGACGAGGAGAAAG GTTTTGGAACGAGCAAAGGGTCGGACGAGCATTTGGGAGATGATCGTGGCATCGACAAGCAGCTCAGGCAAGAG GCAGATTACCTCAAGTTATGTGGCACAATATCTCAAACCCCGGCTGAACTCCAAAATGCTTCATCTGATATTAATTTGGAAACCGCTAATGAGGTGGGGAAAATATCTGGAATAGGAGCAACATCAGTATCTGAATTTAATTCATCTGAATG CTTCAAATGTGAGGAGGATCATACTTTGATGACTGAAATTGAAGTTTCACGAGTTGAATCAGTTGATTCGGTTCCTCAATCAGTTCTCCGTGAGAAGTCGCCATTTTGGAGCATCAAAAACAGGTTTTCTGGTTCCAATGGTTCACCCTGCCCGACACCTTTGGTTCTAAGTGACGATATGCAGACGCCTGGAACAATTTATACTTCACATACAGGGTCTTCTATGTCTAGAAAGCGTGTGCGCACCCGCAAACAGTTTGTCTATCCTGTCTTGAGACCCATAGAGAACAGGCTTCATCTGATGGAACCGACAGAAGATTCTTTACCAATGCTTCCCTCGAATACGCCTACACAGGTAAATTTGAGAGCAGATTATATCAAGAAACCGCACAAGACCTCTTCAAATTCAGTGGCTAAGGTGGGATTTTCAAAATCTCCACCAATCTGTTTTCCCAATGAGAATGCTCTGTGCCAAGAAAAAGAAACACACTCTCCTGAGGAGTTGAAGTGCCAAATCAGCAGCCCAAAGTCTAATTCGgatgaaaagcatgctgcattGAGCCTGGCTCACTGGCTTAAACCTCCATCCCCAGAAG ATGTTGAGAATCCAACTCCAGAATTATGCAAGGCATGGGATGGCAACTGCATTCCAAACACAACTACTaagtacaaggag GATCAGAAGGTCAGCTGGCATGCCACACCATTCGAGGAAAGGTTGCTGAAGGTTCTATCTGATGAACCTAACCCTCCAAG GAAACTTGTCAGCGGAAATTCATTCCAAGTCGAGGATGGCAACGGCATTCCGAACACAACCACCAAATATAAGGAG GATCAAAAGGTCAGCTGGCACGCCACACCATTCGAGGAAAGGTTGTTGAGATTTTCATCTGATGAACTGAACCCACCAAG AAAACTTATCAGAGGAAACATGTTCCATGTCGAGGAAACTTGCTAG
- the LOC127312014 gene encoding molybdenum cofactor sulfurase, which translates to MDQSKEEFLARFGADYGYPDAPRGVDEMRAADFKRLEGTVYLDHAGATLYSEPQMADVVKDLTSNVYGNPHSQSDSSMAASDLVTAARHEVLKYFNASPRDYKCIFTSGATAALKLVGECFPWSRESCYMYTMENHNSVLGIREYALSKGATVLAVDINEDSDLESNHGSPSSFKISTHSNQRRGEDALSHNCQNGNLSAISGNNWNLFAFPSECNFSGQKFNLNLVKLIKEGKVAGFPSQQQGQWMVLLDAAKGCATEPPNLDVYPADFVVCSFYKIFGYPTGIGALIVKNEAAGLLNKTYFSGGTVAVSIADIDFVKKRKSVEQVLEDGTISFLSIASLRHGFKIIDMLTTSAISRHTASLATYVRKKMLDMKHRNNKKVCIIYGHQASKVADLKMSPTITFNLKREDGTWFGYREVEKLASLSGIHLRTGCFCNPGACAKYLGLSHSDLVSNFEAGHVCWDDNDVIKGKPTGAVRISFGYMSTYEDAAGFLKFLQSSFVSKPITFSNGLDLVDNQSQQVVPDVRLKTITIYPVKSCQGFSAQIWPLAIGGLKYDREWLLQGSGGEILTQKKVPELGSIRTLINLELGKLFIESPKRKDKLEISLLENLTHLTAEVDVYGQRYEVESYDDNVNTWFSEAIGRHCTFMRCSSSKNRSCSHAGKNGRLCRDTRSKLSFVNEGQLLLISEESVSDLNSRLSSSNNGNGKQRVIVDAMRFRPNIVISGSTPYNEDNWRRIHIGDAYFTSMGGCNRCQMINLQQNSGQVIKSKEPLATLASYRREKGKILFGVLLNYEDGLDGEGEILAERWLQVGQEVHPSTAATPERCLATVESLHTGM; encoded by the exons ATAGCCAGAGCGATTCGAGCATGGCCGCCAGCGACCTCGTTACTGCCGCGCGCCATGAG GTGCTGAAATACTTCAATGCATCTCCGAGAGACTACAAATGCATATTCACCTCCGGGGCAACAGCGGCTCTGAAACTTGTTGGTGAATGTTTTCCTTGGAGTAGAGAAAGCTGTTACATGTACACGATGGAAAATCACAATAGTGTACTTGGGATAAGAGA ATATGCTCTGAGCAAAGGAGCTACTGTATTGGCGGTTGATATTAATGAGGACAGTGATCTCGAAAGTAACCATGGAAGTCCTAGCTCGTTTAAGATCTCAACACACTCAAACCAAAGAAGAGGTGAAGATGCGCTTTCACATAATTGCCAGAATGGAAACCTTTCAGCAATTTCAG GAAACAATTGGAATCTGTTTGCTTTCCCTTCTGAGTGCAACTTCTCGGGACAGAAATTCAACCTTAACTTGGTCAAGCTCATCAAGGAAGGAAAAGTTGCAGGGTTCCCTTCGCAGCAGCA GGGTCAATGGATGGTTCTGTTAGATGCTGCAAAAGGATGTGCAACTGAGCCACCAAATTTAGATGTATATCCTGCTGATTTTGTTGTCTGTTCATTCTACAAG ATATTTGGCTATCCAACTGGTATTGGTGCTCTGATTGTAAAAAATG AGGCTGCTGGTTTGCTGAACAAGACATACTTCAGTGGAG GAACTGTAGCTGTTTCAATTGCTGACATCGACTTTGTTAAAAAAAGAAAGAGCGTTGAACAAGTTCTTGAGGATGGAACAATCTCATTCTTGAGCATAGCTTCTCTACGTCATGGGTTTAAGATAATTGACATGCTAACTACCTCAGCTATTTCACG GCACACTGCATCTCTTGCTACTTATGTGAGAAAGAAAATGCTGGACATGAAGCACAGAAACAACAAAAAAGTTTGCATAATCTATGGACATCAAGCTTCTAAG GTGGCAGATCTGAAGATGAGCCCCACAATAACATTCAATTTGAAAAGAGAAGATGGCACCTGGTTTGGATACCGAGAGgtagagaagcttgcttccttatCAGGAATTCATCTTCGT ACAGGTTGCTTCTGTAACCCTGGGGCTTGTGCCAAGTATCTTGGCTTGTCGCACTCGGATCTAGTGTCTAATTTTGAG GCTGGGCATGTTTGTTGGGATGATAATGATGTAATAAAAGGAAAACCAACAGGGGCTGTCAGGATATCATTTGGGTATATGTCCACTTATGAAGACGCAGCG GGATTTTTGAAGTTCCTGCAGTCTTCATTTGTGTCCAAACCAATAACATTCAGTAATGGGCTTGACTTAGTAG ACAACCAGAGTCAACAAGTTGTTCCAGATGTTCGCTTGAAGACCATAACTATTTATCCCGTGAAATCTTGCCAAGGATTTAGTGCGCAGATTTGGCCGTTGGCCATTGGAG gTTTAAAATATGACAGAGAATGGCTCCTCCAAGGATCTGGTGGTGAAATTTTGACACAAAAGAAG GTACCAGAGTTGGGTTCTATCCGCACATTGATCAACCTGGAACTTGGGAAGCTCTTCATAGAGTCTCCCAAACGCAAGGATAAATTGGAAATTTCTCTTCTGGAGAATCTAACTCATTTGACTGCAGAAGTAGATGTGTATGGGCAAAG GTACGAGGTAGAGAGTTATGATGACAATGTAAACACGTGGTTCAGTGAAGCTATTGGACGTCATTGTACCTTTATGAGATGTTCAAGCTCCAAAAACCGTTCCTGCTCACATGCTGGCAAGAACGGCCGTCTATGCAGGGATACTCGAAGCAAACTTAGTTTTGTCAATGAAGGGCAACTGCTACTAATATCTGAAGAGAGTGTCTCTGATCTCAACAGTCGGCTTAGTTCAA GTAATAATGGAAATGGCAAGCAACGGGTTATTGTTGATGCAATGAGATTTCGCCCCAACATTGTTATCTCTGGGTCAACGCCATACAACGAGGACAACTGGAGAAGGATTCACATCGGAGATGCCTATTTTACT TCCATGGGAGGCTGCAACCGTTGCCAGATGATCAACCTACAGCAGAACTCAGGGCAGGTGATCAAGTCGAAGGAACCATTGGCAACTTTAGCATCCTACAGACGAGAAAAG GGCAAGATTCTGTTTGGTGTCCTGTTAAACTATGAAGACGGCTTAGACGGAGAAGGGGAGATTCTCGCAGAGAGATGGCTCCAAGTAGGGCAAGAAGTGCACCCTTCAACGGCAGCTACACCAGAAAGATGCTTGGCGACCGTTGAGTCACTACATACAGGAATGTAG
- the LOC127312016 gene encoding protein JASON isoform X1, which produces MCGCAAAIARAVVDFLDAVLVACFRSWFRPGPVAAHRDPPVHRDRLSDEEKGFGTSKGSDEHLGDDRGIDKQLRQEADYLKLCGTISQTPAELQNASSDINLETANEVGKISGIGATSVSEFNSSECFKCEEDHTLMTEIEVSRVESVDSVPQSVLREKSPFWSIKNRFSGSNGSPCPTPLVLSDDMQTPGTIYTSHTGSSMSRKRVRTRKQFVYPVLRPIENRLHLMEPTEDSLPMLPSNTPTQVNLRADYIKKPHKTSSNSVAKVGFSKSPPICFPNENALCQEKETHSPEELKCQISSPKSNSDEKHAALSLAHWLKPPSPEGENQGAVRSPASDKLHDENAPMMSTVFTSASEMNTDVENPTPELCKAWDGNCIPNTTTKYKEDQKVSWHATPFEERLLKVLSDEPNPPRKLVSGNSFQVEDGNGIPNTTTKYKEDQKVSWHATPFEERLLRFSSDELNPPRKLIRGNMFHVEETC; this is translated from the exons ATGTGCGGGTGCGCGGCGGCGATCGCGCGGGCGGTGGTGGACTtcctcgacgccgtcctcgtcgcctGCTTCCGCTCCTGGTTCCGCCCCGGCCCCGTCGCGGCCCACCGG GATCCACCCGTGCACAGGGATCGGCTCTCGGACGAGGAGAAAG GTTTTGGAACGAGCAAAGGGTCGGACGAGCATTTGGGAGATGATCGTGGCATCGACAAGCAGCTCAGGCAAGAG GCAGATTACCTCAAGTTATGTGGCACAATATCTCAAACCCCGGCTGAACTCCAAAATGCTTCATCTGATATTAATTTGGAAACCGCTAATGAGGTGGGGAAAATATCTGGAATAGGAGCAACATCAGTATCTGAATTTAATTCATCTGAATG CTTCAAATGTGAGGAGGATCATACTTTGATGACTGAAATTGAAGTTTCACGAGTTGAATCAGTTGATTCGGTTCCTCAATCAGTTCTCCGTGAGAAGTCGCCATTTTGGAGCATCAAAAACAGGTTTTCTGGTTCCAATGGTTCACCCTGCCCGACACCTTTGGTTCTAAGTGACGATATGCAGACGCCTGGAACAATTTATACTTCACATACAGGGTCTTCTATGTCTAGAAAGCGTGTGCGCACCCGCAAACAGTTTGTCTATCCTGTCTTGAGACCCATAGAGAACAGGCTTCATCTGATGGAACCGACAGAAGATTCTTTACCAATGCTTCCCTCGAATACGCCTACACAGGTAAATTTGAGAGCAGATTATATCAAGAAACCGCACAAGACCTCTTCAAATTCAGTGGCTAAGGTGGGATTTTCAAAATCTCCACCAATCTGTTTTCCCAATGAGAATGCTCTGTGCCAAGAAAAAGAAACACACTCTCCTGAGGAGTTGAAGTGCCAAATCAGCAGCCCAAAGTCTAATTCGgatgaaaagcatgctgcattGAGCCTGGCTCACTGGCTTAAACCTCCATCCCCAGAAGGTGAGAATCAAGGTGCTGTCCGTTCACCAGCTTCCGACAAATTGCATGATGAGAACGCACCTATGATGAGTACTGTCTTTACATCAGCTTCTGAAATGAACACAGATGTTGAGAATCCAACTCCAGAATTATGCAAGGCATGGGATGGCAACTGCATTCCAAACACAACTACTaagtacaaggag GATCAGAAGGTCAGCTGGCATGCCACACCATTCGAGGAAAGGTTGCTGAAGGTTCTATCTGATGAACCTAACCCTCCAAG GAAACTTGTCAGCGGAAATTCATTCCAAGTCGAGGATGGCAACGGCATTCCGAACACAACCACCAAATATAAGGAG GATCAAAAGGTCAGCTGGCACGCCACACCATTCGAGGAAAGGTTGTTGAGATTTTCATCTGATGAACTGAACCCACCAAG AAAACTTATCAGAGGAAACATGTTCCATGTCGAGGAAACTTGCTAG